One window from the genome of Stegostoma tigrinum isolate sSteTig4 chromosome 27, sSteTig4.hap1, whole genome shotgun sequence encodes:
- the znhit3 gene encoding zinc finger HIT domain-containing protein 3 isoform X1 — MSCGLGAGSVVCGFLKKGLGPKQQPSCTSAAWPAVFIQLYTLSALLFVGCSVGCYKKHKDDCKPQKSGSVSTISELSPPFKKPIQQDNNGHYSCTNEILDDDDEESDRVPLEKLRQLAGSEKLKGLLCNPHLKQLLLTVDKAEDKESIMKTAMQEPIFVEFADQCLQIVEPPEKNETAAS, encoded by the exons ATGTCTTGTGGTTTAGGGGCAGGGTCTGTTGTTtgtggatttctgaagaagggtctaggcccgaaacagcagccttcctgcacctctgctgcttggcctgctgtgttcatccagctctacaccttgtcggCTCTGCTGTTTGTGGG TTGTTCTGTGGGATGCTACAAGAAACACAAAG ATGATTGTAAACCCCAAAAGTCTGGTTCAGTTTCAACAATTTCAGAGCTTTCGCCACCATTTAAGAAACCTATACAGCAAGACAACAATG GACACTACTCCTGCACAAATGAAATcttggatgatgatgatgaagaatCTGATCGGGTACCACTGGAGAAACTGAGACAATTGG CAGGATCAGAGAAGTTGAAGGGTCTGCTTTGCAATCCACATCTTAAACAGTTGCTGTTGACAGTAGACAAGGCGGAGGATAAAGAAAGCATCATGAAGACAGCTATGCAAGAACCAAtttttgtggagtttgcagatcAGTGTTTACAAATAGTTGAACCCCCAGAGAAAAATGAAACTGCTGCCTCCTAG
- the znhit3 gene encoding zinc finger HIT domain-containing protein 3 isoform X2, with protein MSCGLGAGSVVCGFLKKGLGPKQQPSCTSAAWPAVFIQLYTLSALLFVGCSVGCYKKHKDDCKPQKSGSVSTISELSPPFKKPIQQDNNGHYSCTNEILDDDDEESDRVPLEKLRQLGSEKLKGLLCNPHLKQLLLTVDKAEDKESIMKTAMQEPIFVEFADQCLQIVEPPEKNETAAS; from the exons ATGTCTTGTGGTTTAGGGGCAGGGTCTGTTGTTtgtggatttctgaagaagggtctaggcccgaaacagcagccttcctgcacctctgctgcttggcctgctgtgttcatccagctctacaccttgtcggCTCTGCTGTTTGTGGG TTGTTCTGTGGGATGCTACAAGAAACACAAAG ATGATTGTAAACCCCAAAAGTCTGGTTCAGTTTCAACAATTTCAGAGCTTTCGCCACCATTTAAGAAACCTATACAGCAAGACAACAATG GACACTACTCCTGCACAAATGAAATcttggatgatgatgatgaagaatCTGATCGGGTACCACTGGAGAAACTGAGACAATTGG GATCAGAGAAGTTGAAGGGTCTGCTTTGCAATCCACATCTTAAACAGTTGCTGTTGACAGTAGACAAGGCGGAGGATAAAGAAAGCATCATGAAGACAGCTATGCAAGAACCAAtttttgtggagtttgcagatcAGTGTTTACAAATAGTTGAACCCCCAGAGAAAAATGAAACTGCTGCCTCCTAG
- the znhit3 gene encoding zinc finger HIT domain-containing protein 3 isoform X3, which yields MVTCCVCEELSPKYRCPRCGLRYCSVGCYKKHKDDCKPQKSGSVSTISELSPPFKKPIQQDNNGHYSCTNEILDDDDEESDRVPLEKLRQLAGSEKLKGLLCNPHLKQLLLTVDKAEDKESIMKTAMQEPIFVEFADQCLQIVEPPEKNETAAS from the exons ATGGTAacgtgttgtgtgtgtgaagaactgTCGCCGAAATACCGGTGTCCGCGTTGCGGCCTGCGCTA TTGTTCTGTGGGATGCTACAAGAAACACAAAG ATGATTGTAAACCCCAAAAGTCTGGTTCAGTTTCAACAATTTCAGAGCTTTCGCCACCATTTAAGAAACCTATACAGCAAGACAACAATG GACACTACTCCTGCACAAATGAAATcttggatgatgatgatgaagaatCTGATCGGGTACCACTGGAGAAACTGAGACAATTGG CAGGATCAGAGAAGTTGAAGGGTCTGCTTTGCAATCCACATCTTAAACAGTTGCTGTTGACAGTAGACAAGGCGGAGGATAAAGAAAGCATCATGAAGACAGCTATGCAAGAACCAAtttttgtggagtttgcagatcAGTGTTTACAAATAGTTGAACCCCCAGAGAAAAATGAAACTGCTGCCTCCTAG